The proteins below are encoded in one region of Fibrobacterota bacterium:
- the sppA gene encoding signal peptide peptidase SppA, producing MGSDTYLESIRRIADDKACKGVLVRIDSPGGAVGSSQEIHTALLSLKAKGLPVIVSQGNLAASGGYYVSLAGDRIFSNPGTLTGSIGVILQFPEAEKLLDKVGVKLNTIKSGALKDVGNFARPPTPDEMRYLQSVIDNTYGQFIDDILKSRKIQRAELLRIADGRVMTGKQALGYGLVDTLGGYREAENYLASLAKLGGQPLVVKEPPAHSRLEDFFGSKGEQSMSGLLQTAREWLPEPHVGTYFLWR from the coding sequence ATGGGTTCGGATACCTACCTGGAGAGCATCCGCCGCATCGCCGATGACAAGGCCTGTAAGGGCGTGCTGGTGCGCATCGACTCGCCCGGCGGAGCCGTCGGCTCGAGCCAGGAAATCCACACGGCTTTGCTTTCCCTTAAGGCCAAAGGCCTTCCCGTAATCGTTAGCCAGGGGAATCTGGCCGCTTCCGGAGGCTACTATGTTTCCCTGGCGGGGGATCGGATTTTCTCCAATCCCGGTACCCTGACCGGCAGCATCGGCGTCATCCTGCAATTTCCCGAGGCGGAAAAGCTCCTGGACAAGGTCGGGGTAAAGCTCAATACCATAAAAAGCGGTGCCCTCAAGGACGTGGGCAATTTCGCGCGGCCCCCTACGCCCGACGAGATGCGCTATCTGCAATCCGTCATCGATAATACCTACGGGCAATTCATCGACGACATCCTGAAAAGCCGCAAGATCCAAAGGGCCGAATTGCTCCGCATCGCCGATGGCCGCGTCATGACGGGGAAGCAAGCCTTGGGGTACGGATTGGTGGATACCCTGGGAGGATACCGGGAAGCCGAAAACTATCTGGCATCCCTGGCGAAGCTGGGCGGCCAGCCCCTGGTGGTCAAAGAACCCCCGGCGCATTCGCGCCTCGAGGATTTCTTCGGATCGAAAGGCGAACAATCCATGAGCGGCTTATTGCAAACCGCCCGGGAATGGCTGCCCGAGCCCCACGTGGGCACCTACTTCCTCTGGCGCTGA